In a single window of the Streptacidiphilus sp. P02-A3a genome:
- a CDS encoding ABC transporter ATP-binding protein — MNTAPAPALALREVLLTFPDGDRRLTVLDRVSLTVAPGEFAAVLGPSGSGKSSLLAVAATLLRPDSGQVLVGGQDTGALSAKRRTALRRGRIGIVFQQPNLLASLTALEQLLVVAHLAGTAPAAARDRAVGLLDSVGLSGAKQRRRPHQLSGGERQRVNIARALYPRPSVLLVDEPTSALDHERGARVMALLAEVTREHGTATVAVTHDRGLLDRADRVLEMADGRLR, encoded by the coding sequence ATGAACACCGCCCCCGCCCCCGCCCTGGCCCTGCGCGAGGTGCTGCTGACCTTCCCCGACGGCGACCGCAGGCTCACCGTGCTGGACCGGGTCTCGCTGACGGTCGCCCCCGGCGAGTTCGCCGCCGTGCTCGGGCCCTCCGGCTCCGGCAAGTCCAGCCTGCTGGCGGTGGCGGCGACGCTGCTGCGGCCGGACTCCGGCCAGGTCCTGGTCGGCGGCCAGGACACCGGGGCGCTGTCCGCGAAGCGGCGCACCGCGCTGCGGCGCGGCCGGATCGGGATCGTCTTCCAGCAGCCCAACCTGCTGGCCTCGCTCACCGCGCTGGAACAGCTGCTGGTGGTCGCCCACCTGGCCGGTACCGCCCCGGCGGCGGCGCGGGACCGGGCGGTCGGACTGCTGGACTCGGTCGGGCTGTCCGGCGCCAAGCAGCGGCGGCGTCCGCACCAGCTCTCCGGTGGCGAGCGGCAGCGCGTCAACATCGCCAGGGCGCTCTACCCCCGGCCGTCGGTCCTGCTGGTGGACGAGCCGACCTCGGCGCTGGACCACGAGCGCGGGGCGCGGGTGATGGCGCTGCTCGCGGAGGTCACCCGGGAGCACGGCACGGCCACCGTCGCGGTCACCCACGACCGGGGGCTGCTGGACCGGGCCGACCGGGTGCTGGAGATGGCGGACGGACGGCTCCGCTGA
- a CDS encoding VIT1/CCC1 transporter family protein, translating to MAATAEAYAHTHRDVSGGWLRPAVFGAMDGLVSNFALMAGVVGGNAGHSAVVLTGLAGLFAGACSMAAGEYTSVASQREVVQAELEIERLELRRHPNEELAELAQLYVERGVEPKLAFEVAQQLTADPDRALEVHAREELGIDPEDLPSPLVAAGASFAAFALGALLPLLPYLLGATSLLPALGLALVGLFGCGAVVSRVTARSWWFSGLRQLLLGSAAAGVTFLLGQLIGAHVG from the coding sequence ATAGCCGCCACCGCCGAGGCGTACGCGCACACCCACCGCGACGTCAGCGGCGGCTGGCTGCGTCCGGCGGTGTTCGGCGCGATGGACGGGCTGGTGTCCAACTTCGCCCTGATGGCCGGGGTCGTCGGCGGGAACGCGGGGCACAGCGCGGTGGTGCTGACGGGGCTGGCCGGGCTGTTCGCCGGGGCCTGCTCGATGGCGGCGGGGGAGTACACCTCGGTCGCCTCGCAGCGCGAGGTGGTGCAGGCCGAGCTGGAGATCGAGCGGCTGGAGCTGCGGCGCCACCCCAACGAGGAACTGGCCGAGCTGGCGCAGCTGTACGTCGAGCGCGGCGTGGAGCCCAAGCTGGCGTTCGAGGTGGCGCAGCAGCTGACCGCCGACCCGGACCGCGCGCTGGAGGTCCACGCCCGCGAGGAACTCGGCATCGACCCGGAGGACCTGCCCTCGCCGCTGGTCGCCGCCGGTGCCTCGTTCGCGGCCTTCGCCCTGGGCGCGCTGCTGCCGCTGCTGCCGTACCTGCTGGGCGCGACCAGCCTGCTGCCCGCGCTGGGCCTGGCGCTGGTCGGACTGTTCGGCTGCGGCGCGGTGGTCAGCCGGGTGACGGCGCGCAGCTGGTGGTTCAGCGGGCTGCGGCAGTTGCTGCTGGGCAGCGCGGCGGCCGGAGTGACCTTCCTGCTGGGACAGCTGATCGGCGCCCACGTCGGCTGA
- a CDS encoding acyltransferase has product MNKVRVGHSAVAPPGAPSSAAPRASAESPGQSPGKAAGKGPGPVPGAAPGAAARLGWLDALRGFAALAVVFQHTGPYLLPGVYRPSHQQLDAGIFGVFLFFLISGYIVPASLERRGDLRAFWTGRVFRIYPLYLVVFLLALLSLPRAYAGVGAGVFQHPWLSAAADGVLLQDLLGVQNGLAVSWTLCYEMVFYYLVSALFLLRLHRRSVPIAVVFAATALLLGGVLPTAYLVRGPGEQAWLVGTVLVVVVAATGAILGGRTVALRVGVAVLGLLGLLLLVFNSRSAVFESMMILATMFTGTVIQRAESGQINRWYAAACCAFVFLAGLASGLRFAGQSLNRVWTTSADSWCTAFVAAWLVFGLGMLLLRGRRVPRALCRLGTLSYALYLLHVPLLSVAIWILNDTHYSPARHPVQELLCEAAFLAVALLLAEALHRLVELPGQRLGRGLLRRSEARAARRASRAVTG; this is encoded by the coding sequence GTGAACAAGGTAAGAGTCGGTCACAGCGCCGTGGCCCCGCCCGGGGCGCCGTCCTCCGCCGCTCCGCGGGCCTCGGCTGAGAGCCCGGGTCAGAGTCCGGGTAAGGCCGCTGGTAAGGGCCCCGGCCCGGTTCCCGGGGCCGCGCCCGGGGCCGCGGCGCGGTTGGGCTGGCTGGACGCGCTGCGCGGGTTCGCCGCCCTGGCGGTGGTGTTCCAGCACACCGGCCCGTACCTGCTGCCCGGTGTCTACCGGCCCAGCCACCAGCAGCTGGACGCCGGGATCTTCGGTGTCTTCCTGTTCTTCCTGATCAGCGGCTACATCGTGCCCGCCTCGCTGGAGCGCCGGGGCGACCTGCGGGCGTTCTGGACCGGCCGGGTGTTCCGGATCTACCCGCTGTACCTGGTGGTCTTCCTGCTGGCGCTGCTGTCGCTGCCGCGCGCGTACGCGGGGGTCGGCGCCGGGGTGTTCCAGCACCCGTGGCTGTCCGCCGCCGCCGACGGCGTGCTGCTGCAGGACCTGCTCGGGGTGCAGAACGGGCTCGCCGTCTCCTGGACCCTCTGCTACGAGATGGTCTTCTACTACCTGGTCTCGGCGCTGTTCCTGCTGCGGCTGCACCGGCGCAGCGTGCCGATCGCGGTCGTCTTCGCGGCGACCGCGCTGCTGCTCGGCGGGGTGCTGCCGACCGCGTACCTGGTGCGCGGTCCGGGCGAGCAGGCCTGGCTGGTGGGGACGGTGCTGGTGGTCGTGGTCGCGGCCACGGGGGCGATCCTGGGCGGCCGGACGGTGGCGTTGCGGGTCGGGGTGGCGGTGCTGGGGCTGCTCGGGCTGCTGCTGCTGGTGTTCAACAGCCGCTCGGCGGTGTTCGAGAGCATGATGATCCTGGCCACCATGTTCACCGGGACGGTGATCCAGCGGGCCGAGAGCGGGCAGATCAACCGCTGGTACGCGGCGGCCTGCTGCGCCTTCGTCTTCCTGGCCGGGCTGGCCAGCGGCCTGCGTTTCGCCGGGCAGTCACTGAACCGGGTGTGGACCACCTCCGCGGACAGCTGGTGCACCGCCTTCGTGGCGGCCTGGCTGGTCTTCGGACTGGGGATGCTGCTGCTGCGCGGACGCCGGGTGCCGCGCGCGCTGTGCCGGCTCGGCACCCTCAGCTACGCCCTGTACCTGCTGCACGTCCCGCTGCTCAGCGTCGCCATCTGGATCCTGAACGACACCCACTACAGCCCGGCCCGCCATCCGGTGCAGGAGCTGCTGTGCGAGGCCGCGTTCCTGGCGGTGGCGCTGCTGCTGGCGGAGGCGCTGCACCGGCTGGTCGAGCTGCCCGGGCAGCGGCTCGGCCGCGGGCTGCTGCGGCGGTCCGAGGCGCGGGCGGCGCGACGCGCGTCCAGGGCGGTCACGGGGTAG
- a CDS encoding glutamate synthase subunit beta, which yields MADPKGFLTTPKQLAERRPVDVRIKDWNEVYVERSLLPIITKQAGRCMDCGIPFCHNGCPLGNLIPEWNDLAYREDWSGAIERLHATNNFPEFTGRLCPAPCESACVLGINQDPVTIKNVEVTVIDKAWDNGGVAPQPPERLSGKTVAVVGSGPAGLAAAQQLTRAGHTVVVYERADRIGGLLRYGIPEFKMEKRHVNRRVEQMRAEGTRFRTGVEAGVDISGRQLRDRFDAVVIAAGATTARDLPVPGRELKGIHQAMEYLPLSNKVQEGDYVESPISAAGKHVIVIGGGDTGADCLGTALRQGAASVTQLEIMPRPSEERPAHQPWPSMPMTYKVTSAHEEATYLLETKNGRQVAEGPSSPEAGKEGRVYAVNTTHFTGDEDGNVQELHLVEVEFKDGRFVPQPGTERAIPAQLVTLAMGFTGTDTRNGLVEQLGVDLDARGNVARDDRFTTNVDGVFVAGDAGRGQSLIVWAIAEGRSAAKAVDSYLSGRASTLPAPIRPTDRPLTV from the coding sequence ATGGCTGACCCCAAGGGCTTCCTGACGACGCCCAAGCAGCTCGCCGAGCGCCGACCCGTCGATGTCCGGATCAAGGACTGGAACGAGGTCTACGTCGAACGCAGCCTCCTGCCCATCATCACCAAGCAGGCCGGACGCTGCATGGACTGCGGCATCCCGTTCTGCCACAACGGCTGTCCGCTCGGGAACCTCATCCCCGAGTGGAACGACCTCGCCTACCGGGAGGACTGGAGCGGCGCCATCGAGCGGCTGCACGCGACCAACAACTTCCCGGAGTTCACCGGGCGGCTGTGCCCCGCGCCGTGTGAGTCCGCCTGCGTCCTGGGCATCAACCAGGACCCGGTGACCATCAAGAACGTCGAGGTCACCGTCATCGACAAGGCCTGGGACAACGGCGGCGTCGCCCCGCAGCCGCCGGAGCGGCTCTCCGGCAAGACCGTGGCCGTGGTCGGCTCCGGACCGGCCGGCCTGGCCGCCGCCCAGCAGCTCACCCGGGCCGGGCACACGGTGGTGGTGTACGAGCGCGCCGACCGCATCGGCGGCCTGCTGCGCTACGGCATCCCCGAGTTCAAGATGGAGAAGCGGCACGTCAACCGGCGGGTCGAGCAGATGCGCGCCGAGGGCACCCGGTTCCGTACCGGGGTCGAGGCGGGCGTCGACATCTCCGGCCGCCAGCTGCGGGACCGCTTCGACGCGGTGGTGATCGCCGCCGGCGCCACCACCGCCCGTGACCTGCCGGTGCCCGGGCGCGAGCTCAAGGGCATCCACCAGGCGATGGAGTACCTGCCGCTGTCCAACAAGGTGCAGGAGGGCGACTACGTCGAGTCGCCGATCAGCGCCGCCGGGAAGCACGTCATCGTCATCGGCGGCGGCGACACCGGCGCGGACTGCCTGGGCACCGCGCTGCGGCAGGGCGCGGCCTCGGTCACCCAGCTGGAGATCATGCCCCGGCCGAGCGAGGAGCGCCCGGCGCACCAGCCCTGGCCGAGCATGCCGATGACCTACAAGGTCACCTCGGCTCACGAGGAGGCCACCTACCTCCTGGAGACGAAGAACGGTCGCCAGGTGGCAGAGGGACCCTCCTCGCCGGAGGCGGGCAAGGAGGGACGCGTCTACGCGGTCAACACCACCCACTTCACCGGCGACGAGGACGGCAACGTCCAGGAACTGCACCTGGTCGAGGTCGAGTTCAAGGACGGACGGTTCGTGCCGCAGCCCGGCACCGAGCGCGCCATCCCGGCCCAGCTGGTCACCCTGGCCATGGGCTTCACCGGCACCGACACCAGGAACGGCCTGGTCGAGCAGCTGGGCGTGGACCTCGACGCCCGGGGCAACGTCGCCCGCGACGACCGGTTCACCACCAACGTCGACGGCGTCTTCGTGGCCGGTGACGCCGGCCGCGGCCAGTCGCTGATCGTCTGGGCCATCGCCGAGGGCCGTTCCGCCGCGAAGGCGGTCGACAGCTACCTCTCCGGTCGCGCGTCGACGCTGCCCGCCCCGATCCGCCCGACGGACCGCCCGCTCACCGTGTGA
- a CDS encoding sensor histidine kinase — MTSTAYTAVGPGPSPDHPPTLRMLRFTLHAMFYALLAAGLSGGAQPADLVVGVLLGLAYAAGGLAAVRSSRTRLWLWLALVTGLWVALAALNPAAGYVAFPLFLLHLHLLPPHWSLPAVAALTAVVVAAQSTTTGGLTSAKVVGPCVGAVVAVLTAYGYAALYRESTVRQRLIDDLVRTRDRLADSQREAGRLAERQRLAREIHDTLAQGLSSIVLLARSAESALPPGTGSGAARERIREMGATAADNLAEARRFVAALTPPPLEDATLPEALRRVAAALGPVPRAEFRLDGEAYPLPVEAEVALLRLTQEALANVQRHAGARRATVTLCYLDDQVTLDVYDDGRGFDPDAASTAGRARFGLHGMRERIAELGGALTIESAPGEGTAVAAALPLAALTSAAGTGGGR, encoded by the coding sequence GTGACCAGCACCGCCTACACCGCCGTCGGCCCCGGGCCGTCGCCCGACCATCCGCCGACGCTGCGGATGCTCCGGTTCACCCTGCACGCCATGTTCTACGCGCTGCTGGCAGCCGGGCTCAGCGGTGGCGCCCAGCCGGCGGACCTGGTGGTCGGGGTGCTGCTCGGGCTGGCCTACGCGGCCGGAGGACTGGCCGCGGTCCGCTCCTCCCGGACCCGGCTGTGGCTGTGGCTGGCGCTGGTGACCGGGCTCTGGGTGGCCCTGGCCGCGCTCAACCCGGCCGCCGGCTACGTGGCCTTCCCGCTGTTCCTGCTCCACCTGCACCTGCTGCCGCCGCACTGGTCGCTGCCCGCGGTCGCGGCGCTGACCGCGGTGGTGGTGGCCGCCCAGTCGACCACCACCGGCGGGCTGACCTCGGCGAAGGTGGTCGGCCCGTGCGTGGGCGCGGTGGTCGCGGTGCTCACCGCCTACGGCTACGCGGCGCTGTACCGGGAGAGCACCGTCCGGCAGCGGCTGATCGACGACCTGGTGCGGACCAGGGACCGGCTCGCGGACAGCCAGCGCGAGGCCGGACGCCTGGCCGAACGGCAGCGGCTGGCCCGGGAGATCCACGACACCCTCGCCCAGGGCCTGTCCAGCATCGTGCTGCTGGCCCGCTCCGCCGAGAGCGCGCTGCCGCCGGGGACCGGTTCCGGCGCGGCCCGCGAGCGGATCCGGGAGATGGGCGCGACCGCCGCCGACAACCTGGCCGAGGCCCGCCGCTTCGTGGCCGCGCTCACTCCCCCGCCACTGGAGGACGCGACCCTGCCGGAGGCGCTGCGCCGGGTCGCCGCCGCGCTGGGCCCGGTGCCACGCGCGGAGTTCCGGCTGGACGGCGAGGCGTACCCGCTGCCGGTGGAGGCCGAGGTGGCGCTGCTCCGGCTGACCCAGGAGGCCCTGGCCAACGTCCAGCGGCACGCCGGGGCCCGGCGGGCCACGGTCACCCTGTGCTACCTGGACGACCAGGTGACCCTGGACGTCTACGACGATGGCCGGGGCTTCGACCCGGACGCGGCGAGCACCGCCGGGCGGGCCCGCTTCGGGCTGCACGGGATGCGGGAGCGGATCGCCGAGCTGGGCGGGGCGCTGACGATCGAGTCCGCGCCGGGCGAGGGCACCGCCGTCGCCGCCGCGCTGCCGCTGGCCGCGCTCACCTCCGCCGCCGGAACGGGGGGCGGCCGGTGA
- a CDS encoding FtsX-like permease family protein codes for MYVALRDIRFARGRFALMGVVVTLITTLVVFLYGLTGGLAADASSAVSGLPVDSVVFGGPPGAAPEVSFSDGSVSAAQLAAWRAAPGVGPVDPLGIAVSRLTSATGAGAVSVLGTAAALLPPLVAGTAPADGQVAVGRSTAAADRITPGSTVTVGARTLLVSGITADRSYAHAASVWTTESTWEQVTGARQPSALAVDPGSAAVAALDRAAGTRTVPRSAALAGIDGYSAEQGSLRLIQAFLFAVSALVVGAFFTVWTVQRRGDIAVLKALGASSGYLVRDALGQALLLLLLGTLAGAALGVGGGALAGDGGSGPPFALSAATVAVPVLAMVLLGLAGAALAVRRITSVDPLTALGANR; via the coding sequence GTGTACGTCGCCCTGCGTGACATCCGCTTCGCCCGTGGGCGGTTCGCCCTGATGGGCGTCGTGGTCACGCTGATCACCACCCTGGTCGTCTTCCTCTACGGCCTGACCGGGGGGCTGGCCGCGGACGCCTCCTCGGCGGTCTCCGGGCTGCCGGTGGACAGCGTCGTCTTCGGCGGACCACCGGGGGCGGCCCCGGAGGTCTCCTTCAGCGACGGCTCCGTCAGTGCCGCCCAGCTGGCGGCCTGGCGGGCGGCGCCGGGCGTGGGCCCGGTCGACCCGCTGGGCATCGCCGTGTCCCGGCTGACCTCGGCCACCGGGGCGGGCGCGGTGAGCGTGCTGGGCACCGCCGCCGCGCTGCTGCCGCCCCTGGTCGCCGGTACCGCCCCGGCGGACGGCCAGGTCGCGGTCGGCCGGAGCACCGCCGCCGCCGACCGGATCACCCCCGGCAGCACGGTCACCGTCGGCGCCCGGACGCTGCTGGTCTCCGGCATCACCGCCGACCGCTCCTACGCGCACGCGGCCAGCGTCTGGACCACCGAGAGCACCTGGGAGCAGGTCACCGGCGCGCGGCAGCCCAGCGCGCTGGCGGTCGACCCGGGCAGCGCGGCGGTCGCGGCCCTGGACCGGGCGGCGGGCACCCGGACCGTGCCGCGCTCCGCCGCCCTCGCCGGGATCGACGGCTACTCGGCGGAGCAGGGCAGCCTGCGGCTGATCCAGGCCTTCCTGTTCGCGGTCAGCGCCCTGGTCGTCGGTGCCTTCTTCACCGTCTGGACGGTCCAGCGGCGCGGCGACATCGCCGTGCTCAAGGCGCTCGGCGCGTCCAGCGGCTACCTGGTCAGGGACGCCCTCGGGCAGGCGCTGCTGCTGTTGCTGCTCGGGACGCTGGCCGGGGCCGCGCTCGGGGTCGGCGGCGGGGCGCTGGCCGGGGACGGCGGCAGCGGGCCGCCGTTCGCGCTCAGCGCCGCCACCGTGGCGGTGCCGGTGCTGGCGATGGTCCTGCTGGGCCTGGCCGGGGCGGCGCTCGCCGTCCGCCGGATCACCTCCGTCGACCCGCTGACCGCGCTGGGAGCCAACCGATGA
- a CDS encoding response regulator transcription factor, translating into MIRVLLVDDHPVVRRGLRALLEELPELEPVGEAADGAAAIRLLDQFQQAGQPRPDVVLMDLRMEPGMGGVEATRLITARTDPPSVLVLTVYRTDADILAAVEAGATGYLLKDAPPEELAAAVRATARGETVLAPPVAARLLGRVRAGRPALSPRESEILPLLAEGLANRQISRRLFISEATVKTHLVHIYDKLGVDSRTAAVAAARTDGLLGDR; encoded by the coding sequence GTGATCCGGGTGCTGCTGGTGGACGACCACCCGGTGGTGCGCCGGGGGCTGCGCGCGCTGCTGGAGGAACTGCCCGAGCTGGAGCCGGTCGGCGAGGCCGCCGACGGCGCCGCCGCGATCCGGCTGCTGGACCAGTTCCAGCAGGCCGGGCAGCCCCGGCCGGACGTGGTGCTGATGGACCTGCGGATGGAGCCGGGGATGGGCGGGGTGGAGGCCACCCGGCTGATCACCGCCCGCACCGACCCGCCGTCGGTGCTGGTGCTCACCGTCTACCGCACCGACGCCGACATCCTGGCGGCGGTGGAGGCCGGGGCCACCGGCTACCTGCTGAAGGACGCCCCGCCGGAGGAGCTGGCGGCGGCGGTCCGGGCCACCGCGCGCGGCGAGACGGTGCTGGCGCCGCCGGTCGCGGCCCGGCTGCTGGGCCGGGTCAGGGCCGGGCGTCCGGCGCTGTCGCCGCGCGAGAGCGAGATCCTGCCGCTGCTGGCCGAGGGCCTGGCGAACCGGCAGATCTCCCGGCGGCTGTTCATCAGCGAGGCCACGGTGAAGACCCACCTGGTGCACATCTACGACAAGCTGGGCGTGGACAGCCGCACCGCAGCCGTCGCCGCCGCCCGGACCGACGGACTGCTGGGCGACCGCTAG